The proteins below come from a single Amphiura filiformis chromosome 15, Afil_fr2py, whole genome shotgun sequence genomic window:
- the LOC140171000 gene encoding cyclin-dependent kinase 2 homolog encodes MTQNKPIVVLNEIGAGAYGTVYRAKQGNQVVAVKLFNFDKYGLNESAITEVLLLSTLHHDNIVSFVKTGICDGKFCIVMEHMQTDLRHLIRKNSLNHAQIIGVIGQILNGVDYLHRRNVSHRDLKPENILFTSPNVVKIGDFGMAKLHNAIETRHSTPVQTIYYRAPEVVLARPLGQYSLQIDIWSVAAIFAEMFTRTPLFLSTTEKKLLHAHYKVLGVPTKLDRLFPDIEFEHLRNKYSTANNLKAYVNAGSDVIIDMLNNMFDFDYTERPTAQECLQRINNLT; translated from the coding sequence ATGACACAAAACAAGCCTATAGTGGTATTGAATGAGATTGGGGCCGGTGCTTATGGGACTGTTTATAGAGCTAAACAAGGAAATCAGGTAGTTGCTGTCAAACTATTCAACTTCGATAAATATGGCCTAAATGAATCTGCAATAACAGAAGTTTTGCTACTCTCTACCTTGCATCACGATAATATTGTCAGTTTTGTGAAAACAGGAATTTGCGATGGTAAATTTTGCATCGTGATGGAACATATGCAAACAGACCTTAGACATCTTATACGTAAAAACAGCTTGAACCATGCTCAGATAATCGGTGTCATCGGACAGATCCTAAACGGGGTGGATTATTTACACCGACGAAACGTTAGTCACAGAGATTTGAAACCTGAAAATATTCTGTTTACTTCACCCAACGTGGTAAAGATAGGTGATTTTGGAATGGCGAAATTGCATAACGCGATTGAGACACGACATTCAACACCTGTCCAAACCATATACTACCGCGCACCTGAAGTAGTTTTAGCACGCCCGTTAGGCCAATACAGCTTGCAAATAGACATATGGAGTGTTGCCGCTATATTTGCTGAGATGTTTACAAGGACGCCTCTGTTCCTATCAACCACTGAGAAGAAGCTTTTGCATGCACATTACAAAGTCCTGGGGGTACCGACGAAGCTCGATAGGCTATTTCCAGACATAGAATTCGAACATTTAAGAAATAAGTATTCCACTGCAAATAACCTGAAAGCCTACGTTAATGCTGGTAGCGATGTGATCATCGACATGTTAAACAACATGTTTGACTTCGATTATACAGAAAGGCCAACAGCGCAGGAATGTCTACAACGCATAAACAATCTGACTTAg
- the LOC140171001 gene encoding uncharacterized protein, translating into MQCPRVGIHYSQNGTPAMTDFFYLATPEKNNGYYAYAIFDGHVAYSAAVYAQQFLTRELCKTLDQDVDLSLENVADKIRLFIENFDEELMRQVSPDTGCTCCIALVNQDFIIIINIGNSKCLLFGDQLLFQTTDHKPVVSGEKNRIIRSGGRVSPDGKIFTDTVYGLHISRSLGDAWYKKNNVVVCTPDVQVIKKTDEHQYLLVGSDGMFAKRTNEEIVHYIHTSLQSIGKDQQFVCDDVVRFSHNPADNCTAILVDLRPYDDEEEVEEEVEEHAEIDLQVHK; encoded by the coding sequence ATGCAGTGCCCCAGGGTCGGAATACATTACTCTCAAAATGGGACACCTGCAATGACAGATTTCTTTTACTTAGCCACACCGGAAAAAAACAATGGTTACTACGCATACGCTATATTCGACGGTCATGTAGCCTACTCTGCTGCGGTCTACGCCCAACAATTTCTAACCAGGGAACTATGTAAAACACTGGATCAGGATGTGGACTTAAGTTTGGAAAACGTCGCAGATAAAATACGGCTATTCATTGAGAATTTTGACGAGGAGTTGATGAGACAAGTTAGCCCGGATACCGGCTGCACATGTTGCATTGCTCTGGTCAACCAAGATTTCATCATTATTATAAATATCGGAAACTCTAAATGTTTGCTGTTTGGTGACCAACTTCTGTTTCAGACCACAGACCACAAACCCGTAGTCTCCGGTGAAAAAAATCGTATTATAAGATCTGGTGGCAGAGTTTCACCCGATGGCAAAATTTTCACTGATACGGTGTATGGCCTACATATTTCGAGATCCTTAGGTGATGCATGGTACAAAAAAAACAATGTGGTAGTGTGCACACCAGACGTACAGGTAATCAAAAAGACAGATGAACACCAGTACCTTTTGGTTGGGTCCGATGGTATGTTTGCAAAGAGAACAAATGAAGAGATTGTGCATTATATACACACTTCCTTACAGTCGATAGGTAAGGATCAACAATTTGTGTGTGACGACGTCGTGAGATTTAGCCATAATCCGGCAGACAACTGTACCGCAATATTAGTTGACCTTAGACCCTATGATGACGAGGAGGAGGTAGAGGAGGAGGTGGAAGAGCATGCAGAGATTGACTTACAGGTCCATAAGTAA